A single region of the Halobacterium wangiae genome encodes:
- the mch gene encoding methenyltetrahydromethanopterin cyclohydrolase, with protein sequence MDSLNRMSLELADEALEFTEELDVGAFELDNGTTVIDFGVEHVGGLEAGLLLTELQTAGLATVQTRVDEVAGATFPYVELACDQPGVALLGAQKAGWEVSTDDYEGLGSGPARALVAQEGEYRALDYVDAFEFAVLALESDALPTAAAAEQIAELADVNTESVYLAAYRTASVAGSVTAAARAAELAVFRLFELGYDPLDVLTVSASAPVAPVAGDEEAAIGRTNDALAYGGRVHLTVAEEFDEFEAVPSSAAERYGVPFADIFADADWNAADVDEGVFGPAQVTVDVVGGPTYTLGDVHEDLLAEGFDIA encoded by the coding sequence ATGGACAGTCTCAACCGGATGTCGCTGGAGCTCGCCGACGAGGCCCTGGAGTTCACGGAGGAACTCGACGTCGGCGCGTTCGAACTCGACAACGGCACGACGGTCATCGACTTCGGCGTCGAGCACGTCGGCGGCCTCGAGGCCGGCCTGCTGCTCACGGAGCTACAGACCGCCGGCCTCGCGACCGTACAGACCCGCGTGGACGAGGTGGCGGGCGCGACGTTCCCGTACGTGGAACTCGCCTGCGACCAGCCCGGGGTGGCCCTGCTCGGCGCGCAGAAGGCCGGCTGGGAGGTCAGCACGGACGACTACGAGGGACTCGGGAGCGGCCCGGCGCGCGCACTCGTCGCCCAGGAGGGCGAGTACCGCGCCCTCGACTACGTCGACGCCTTCGAGTTCGCGGTGCTCGCCCTGGAGAGCGACGCGCTGCCCACCGCGGCCGCCGCCGAGCAGATCGCGGAACTCGCCGACGTGAACACGGAGAGCGTCTACCTCGCGGCCTACCGCACGGCGAGCGTCGCCGGGAGCGTGACCGCCGCCGCGCGGGCAGCCGAACTCGCCGTCTTCCGGCTGTTCGAACTCGGCTACGACCCGCTCGACGTACTCACCGTCAGCGCGAGCGCGCCCGTCGCACCCGTCGCGGGCGACGAGGAGGCCGCCATCGGGCGGACGAACGACGCGCTCGCGTACGGCGGCCGCGTCCACCTCACCGTCGCCGAGGAGTTCGACGAGTTCGAGGCGGTCCCGTCCTCGGCGGCCGAGCGCTACGGCGTCCCGTTCGCGGACATCTTCGCGGACGCCGACTGGAACGCCGCGGACGTCGACGAGGGCGTCTTCGGCCCGGCGCAGGTCACCGTCGACGTCGTGGGCGGCCCGACGTACACGCTCGGCGACGTCCACGAGGACCTGCTCGCCGAGGGCTTCGACATCGCCTGA
- a CDS encoding MTH1187 family thiamine-binding protein produces the protein MTVVALLSVAPVTEDSMAADVADAVAALDDFDVAYETNPMGTVIEAADVDTLLAAVGAAHEAVDADRVSTFLKIDDKRTSDESASEKVAAVERELGREARSNGD, from the coding sequence ATGACCGTCGTCGCACTCCTCAGCGTCGCGCCCGTGACGGAGGACAGCATGGCCGCGGACGTGGCCGACGCCGTCGCCGCACTCGACGACTTCGACGTGGCCTACGAGACGAACCCGATGGGGACGGTGATCGAGGCCGCCGACGTCGACACACTGCTCGCGGCGGTCGGCGCGGCCCACGAGGCCGTCGACGCCGACCGCGTGAGCACGTTCCTGAAGATCGACGACAAGCGCACGAGCGACGAGTCGGCCAGCGAGAAGGTCGCGGCGGTCGAGCGCGAACTCGGCCGGGAAGCGCGCTCGAACGGCGACTGA
- a CDS encoding MFS transporter, protein MPRLSESQVILRYYLYRATARPGFHYPVYTLFLLFNGLSLAQIGLIASIQSVVVVTSEVPTGYVGDRIGRRNSLAVGAFIMLISNASYLVATDFVGFTFTFVTLSFGGTFVSGSGSAWLYDTLKEHDIEDDFTYIQGRSRALAQWVSAASLIVGGFLYAVDRFYPFYAGVVVACISLVMVLRLPKNEAYDDTVEDVGEERLTIVDALPVVRDQLSAPRLRWFVVYLALFSGAIWTMDMWIQPIAQNTLEASFGPTLEGWGLPESGIIGLLYAAFTVISAIASDYASDVEELLGVRKAMLLIPVTIAATYVFAGLFPLLAFPMFFVMKGGGSVVGPIRNRYINDNVQSVGRATILSSVAMLRQVAGIPFRVGSGILAGMYTPLKAVAILGALFLVGAFLLWAFRPPVSEDYEPSSGAVAAD, encoded by the coding sequence ATGCCCCGTCTCTCCGAATCGCAGGTCATCCTCCGTTACTACCTCTACAGAGCGACCGCCCGTCCCGGCTTCCACTACCCCGTGTACACGCTGTTCCTCCTGTTCAACGGGCTGAGCCTCGCACAGATCGGGCTCATCGCCAGCATCCAGTCCGTCGTCGTCGTCACCTCCGAGGTGCCGACCGGCTACGTCGGCGACCGCATCGGCCGGCGGAACAGCCTCGCCGTCGGTGCGTTCATCATGCTCATCTCGAACGCCAGCTACCTCGTCGCCACCGACTTCGTCGGGTTCACGTTCACGTTCGTCACGCTGTCGTTCGGCGGCACGTTCGTCTCCGGCAGCGGGAGCGCGTGGCTCTACGACACGCTCAAGGAACACGACATCGAGGACGACTTCACGTACATCCAGGGCCGCTCGCGGGCGCTCGCGCAGTGGGTGAGCGCGGCCAGCCTCATCGTGGGCGGTTTCCTCTACGCCGTGGACCGCTTCTACCCGTTCTACGCGGGCGTCGTCGTGGCCTGCATCAGTCTCGTGATGGTGCTGCGCCTGCCGAAGAACGAGGCGTACGACGACACCGTCGAGGACGTCGGGGAGGAACGGCTCACCATCGTGGACGCCCTCCCCGTCGTCCGCGACCAGCTCTCGGCGCCCCGCCTCCGGTGGTTCGTCGTCTACCTCGCACTGTTCAGCGGCGCCATCTGGACGATGGACATGTGGATCCAGCCCATCGCACAGAACACCCTCGAGGCGAGTTTCGGCCCGACGCTCGAAGGGTGGGGGCTGCCGGAGTCCGGCATCATCGGGCTGCTGTACGCCGCGTTCACGGTGATCTCCGCCATCGCCAGCGACTACGCCAGCGACGTCGAGGAGCTCCTCGGCGTCCGCAAGGCGATGTTGCTCATCCCGGTCACCATCGCGGCGACGTACGTGTTCGCGGGGCTGTTCCCGCTGCTCGCGTTCCCGATGTTCTTCGTGATGAAGGGCGGCGGCTCGGTCGTCGGCCCCATCCGGAACCGCTACATCAACGACAACGTCCAGTCCGTCGGGCGCGCCACGATCCTCTCCTCGGTGGCGATGCTCCGGCAGGTCGCCGGCATCCCGTTCCGGGTCGGTAGCGGCATCCTCGCGGGGATGTACACGCCCCTGAAGGCGGTCGCCATCCTCGGTGCGCTGTTCCTGGTCGGGGCGTTCCTGCTGTGGGCGTTCCGGCCGCCGGTGAGCGAGGACTACGAACCGTCCTCCGGCGCCGTCGCCGCGGACTGA
- a CDS encoding DUF378 domain-containing protein, which produces MAGTRLSALDWVCFALLIIGALNWGVIGIADVNVVELGLEPVFQPDAAEVIARVIYAIVGLAGLYFFYPLFRVFRQSRRT; this is translated from the coding sequence ATGGCCGGGACCAGACTGTCGGCGCTCGACTGGGTGTGTTTTGCGCTGCTCATCATCGGGGCGCTCAACTGGGGCGTCATCGGTATCGCGGACGTCAACGTCGTCGAGCTGGGGCTCGAGCCGGTGTTCCAGCCGGATGCGGCCGAGGTGATCGCGCGGGTCATCTACGCGATCGTCGGCCTCGCCGGTCTCTACTTCTTCTACCCGCTGTTCCGCGTCTTCAGGCAGTCGCGTAGGACCTGA
- a CDS encoding putative RNA uridine N3 methyltransferase has translation MTLSVLVPSSLVREAEDKREATRKLGYVARAAAVFRADRLVVFPDEDGERKWGGGFVETVLRYAATPPYLRKEAFDTRDELEYVGVLPPLRLSSWTGSDSSGSGSLRQGIVTQVGSEGRVRVNCGMQHPISLHQPPGMELSEGERVTIRVSSRRPVRAKIVDEPLPGFTVERTALGDALDRPDAGVRIATSRHGTPLSAASLGGYVERIARDGMTVAFGAPGRGLPPMLGLTEDEVSEAVADPTADAPARFDAWLNTIPSQGSEVVRTEEALFASLGCLTLTE, from the coding sequence ATGACACTCAGCGTACTCGTGCCGTCGTCCCTCGTCCGGGAAGCCGAGGACAAACGCGAGGCAACTCGCAAACTCGGTTACGTCGCCCGCGCGGCGGCGGTGTTCCGGGCTGACCGCCTCGTCGTCTTCCCCGACGAAGACGGCGAGCGGAAGTGGGGCGGCGGGTTCGTCGAAACGGTGTTGCGGTACGCCGCGACGCCACCGTACCTCCGAAAGGAGGCCTTCGACACGCGCGACGAACTGGAGTACGTCGGTGTCCTGCCGCCGCTCCGTCTCTCGTCATGGACCGGCTCAGACTCGAGCGGGTCTGGGTCGTTACGACAGGGAATCGTGACCCAGGTCGGATCTGAAGGGCGCGTTCGGGTCAATTGCGGCATGCAACACCCGATCTCCCTCCACCAGCCTCCCGGTATGGAGCTGTCGGAGGGGGAGCGCGTGACCATCAGGGTCTCTTCGCGACGACCGGTCCGTGCCAAGATCGTCGACGAACCCCTCCCGGGGTTCACGGTCGAACGCACGGCCCTCGGTGACGCACTCGACCGACCCGACGCGGGCGTTCGCATCGCCACCTCCCGCCACGGGACGCCGCTTTCGGCGGCATCCCTCGGGGGGTACGTCGAACGCATCGCCCGGGACGGAATGACCGTCGCCTTCGGTGCACCCGGACGTGGGCTCCCGCCCATGCTCGGACTCACCGAGGACGAGGTCAGCGAGGCCGTCGCCGACCCAACTGCCGACGCACCCGCGCGATTCGACGCCTGGCTCAACACCATCCCGTCGCAGGGGAGCGAGGTCGTGCGAACGGAAGAAGCTCTGTTCGCCTCCCTCGGCTGCCTGACGCTCACGGAGTGA
- a CDS encoding 50S ribosomal protein L3 translates to MPQPNRPRKGSMGFSPRKRAESEVPRFNSWPADDGQVGLQGFAGYKAGMTHVVLVDDKANSPSEGMETSVPVTVVETPPMRAAAVRIYEDTPYGKKPLTEVWADDVHEDLDRALSVPQSGGDTDELTETLENEDVADIRVITHTVPGELSSIPKKTPDIMETRVGGGSLQERADFAAELLEDGGVHEFGDVFRAGEFTDIAGVTKGKGTQGPVKRWGVQKRKGKHARQGWRRRIGNLGPWNPSRVRSTVPQLGQTGYHQRTELNKRLIDFGEGDDVNAAGGFPNYGEVDGPYTLVKGSVPGPDKRLVRFRPAVRPSESPRLDPEVRYVSTASNQG, encoded by the coding sequence ATGCCACAGCCAAACAGACCACGCAAAGGCTCGATGGGGTTCAGTCCCCGCAAGCGCGCGGAGAGTGAGGTACCGCGCTTCAACTCGTGGCCCGCAGACGACGGGCAGGTAGGCCTCCAGGGGTTCGCCGGCTACAAGGCCGGCATGACCCACGTCGTCCTCGTCGACGACAAGGCCAACTCGCCCAGTGAGGGTATGGAAACGTCCGTGCCCGTCACCGTCGTCGAGACGCCCCCGATGCGAGCGGCCGCCGTTCGCATCTACGAAGACACGCCGTACGGCAAGAAGCCGCTCACGGAAGTCTGGGCAGACGACGTCCACGAGGACCTCGACCGCGCGCTCTCCGTCCCGCAGTCGGGCGGAGACACAGACGAACTGACCGAGACGCTCGAGAACGAAGACGTCGCGGACATCCGTGTCATCACGCACACGGTTCCCGGCGAACTCTCGAGCATCCCGAAGAAAACACCCGACATCATGGAGACGCGCGTCGGCGGTGGCTCCCTCCAGGAGCGTGCCGACTTCGCGGCCGAACTGCTCGAGGACGGCGGCGTCCACGAGTTCGGCGACGTCTTCCGTGCCGGCGAGTTCACGGACATCGCCGGCGTCACGAAGGGCAAGGGGACGCAGGGCCCCGTCAAGCGCTGGGGCGTGCAGAAGCGGAAAGGTAAGCACGCTCGCCAGGGCTGGCGGCGCCGCATCGGTAACCTCGGCCCGTGGAACCCGAGCCGCGTTCGCTCGACGGTTCCGCAGCTCGGACAGACCGGCTACCACCAGCGCACCGAACTCAACAAGCGCCTCATCGACTTCGGTGAGGGCGACGACGTGAACGCCGCCGGCGGCTTCCCGAACTACGGCGAAGTCGACGGCCCGTACACGCTCGTGAAGGGGTCGGTGCCCGGTCCAGACAAGCGCCTGGTGCGTTTCCGTCCGGCCGTCCGGCCGAGCGAATCGCCGCGCCTCGACCCCGAGGTGCGCTACGTCAGCACCGCATCTAACCAAGGATAA
- the rpl4p gene encoding 50S ribosomal protein L4 has product MQATVRDLNGDDAGTLDLPDVFTEPVRADLIKRAVLAAQANRTQETGADEYAGMRTSAESQGSGRGMAHVPRTNGRGARVPQTVGGRKAHPPKAEKDHSLDLNDKERKSATRSAIAATTDGELVAERGHRFDEDTELPLVVSDEFEDLVKTKEVVEFLEAVGVHADVERADEGKQVRAGQGKLRGRKYREPSSLLVVTSSETGPSKAARNLAGVDVATGREVNTEDLAPGTDPGRLTLWTESAVEEVADR; this is encoded by the coding sequence ATGCAGGCAACTGTACGCGACCTGAACGGCGACGACGCAGGCACGCTCGACCTGCCGGACGTGTTCACCGAACCCGTCCGCGCAGACCTGATCAAGCGTGCCGTCCTCGCCGCGCAGGCCAACCGAACACAGGAGACAGGCGCCGACGAGTACGCGGGCATGCGCACCTCCGCCGAGTCCCAGGGTAGCGGCCGCGGTATGGCCCACGTCCCCCGGACGAACGGCCGCGGGGCGCGCGTCCCGCAGACCGTCGGCGGTCGGAAAGCGCACCCGCCGAAAGCCGAGAAGGACCACTCCCTCGACCTCAACGACAAGGAGCGGAAGTCCGCCACCCGGAGCGCCATCGCGGCGACCACGGACGGCGAACTGGTCGCCGAGCGCGGCCACCGCTTCGACGAGGACACCGAACTCCCGCTCGTCGTGAGCGACGAGTTCGAGGACCTCGTGAAGACGAAGGAGGTCGTGGAGTTCCTCGAGGCAGTCGGCGTCCACGCGGACGTCGAGCGCGCGGACGAGGGCAAGCAGGTTCGCGCCGGGCAGGGGAAGCTCCGCGGTCGCAAGTACCGCGAACCGAGCTCCCTGCTCGTCGTCACCTCCAGCGAGACCGGTCCGTCGAAGGCCGCCCGCAACCTCGCGGGCGTCGACGTGGCGACCGGCCGAGAGGTGAACACCGAGGACCTCGCGCCCGGGACGGACCCGGGCCGACTGACCCTCTGGACCGAGAGCGCAGTCGAGGAGGTGGCCGACCGATGA
- a CDS encoding 50S ribosomal protein L23: protein MSGIIDYPLVTEKAMDEMDFDNKLLFIVDLDAHKPEIRDAIEDQYDVTVTNVNTQVTPQGEKKATVTLSEDDDAQDVASRIGVF, encoded by the coding sequence ATGAGCGGCATCATCGACTACCCCCTCGTCACCGAGAAGGCGATGGACGAGATGGACTTCGACAACAAGCTCCTCTTCATCGTCGACCTCGACGCGCACAAGCCCGAGATTCGTGACGCGATCGAAGACCAGTACGACGTGACTGTCACCAACGTGAACACGCAGGTGACGCCACAGGGCGAGAAGAAGGCCACAGTCACGCTCTCGGAGGACGACGACGCACAGGACGTCGCCTCCCGCATCGGGGTGTTCTGA
- a CDS encoding 50S ribosomal protein L2, giving the protein MGRRIQGQRRGRGTSTFRAPSHRYKAELSHRKAEDADVLVGEVVDIEHDPARSAPVANVQFEDDDQRLVLASEGTAVGDTVEIGISASIEEGNTLPLAEIPEGVPVCNVESHPGDGGKFARASGVNADLITHERDAAVVQLPSGEIKRLSPDCRATIGVVAGGGRTEKPFVKAGNKHHKMRARGGKWPIVRGVAMNAVDHPFGGGGRQHPGRPKSVSRNASPGRKVGDIASKRTGRGGNE; this is encoded by the coding sequence ATGGGACGCAGAATTCAGGGCCAGCGACGTGGACGCGGGACGTCGACGTTCCGCGCGCCGTCGCACCGATACAAGGCAGAACTGTCGCACCGCAAGGCCGAGGACGCGGACGTGCTCGTCGGCGAGGTCGTCGACATCGAGCACGACCCCGCGCGCAGCGCGCCCGTCGCGAACGTCCAGTTCGAGGACGACGACCAGCGACTCGTCCTCGCCAGCGAGGGCACCGCAGTCGGTGACACGGTCGAGATCGGTATCTCGGCGAGCATCGAGGAGGGCAACACCCTCCCGCTCGCGGAGATCCCCGAGGGCGTGCCCGTCTGCAACGTCGAGAGCCACCCCGGCGACGGTGGCAAGTTCGCTCGCGCGAGCGGGGTCAACGCCGACCTCATCACGCACGAGCGGGACGCCGCAGTCGTCCAGCTGCCCAGCGGCGAGATCAAGCGGCTCTCTCCGGACTGCCGCGCGACCATCGGCGTCGTCGCCGGTGGCGGGCGGACGGAGAAGCCGTTCGTGAAGGCCGGGAACAAGCACCACAAGATGCGAGCGCGCGGTGGGAAGTGGCCGATCGTGCGCGGTGTGGCGATGAACGCCGTCGACCACCCGTTCGGTGGTGGCGGCCGCCAGCACCCCGGTCGACCGAAGAGTGTCTCCCGCAACGCGTCGCCCGGCCGCAAGGTCGGCGACATCGCCTCCAAGCGGACCGGCCGCGGAGGCAACGAGTAA
- a CDS encoding 30S ribosomal protein S19: protein MSTEYRTGREGEFTYRGHELDELQDMSLEEVAELLPARQRRTITRGLSDQHQKVLEEARESTAEETANDPIRTHLRDMPVLPDFVGLTFAVYSGQEFERVEVQPEMIGHYLGEFQLTRNSVEHGQAGIGATRSSKFVPLK from the coding sequence ATGAGCACGGAATACCGAACCGGCCGCGAGGGTGAGTTCACCTACCGCGGTCACGAACTCGACGAGCTGCAGGATATGAGCCTGGAGGAAGTCGCGGAACTGCTCCCCGCACGTCAGCGGCGAACTATCACCCGTGGGCTGTCCGACCAGCACCAGAAGGTGCTCGAGGAAGCCCGCGAATCGACGGCCGAGGAGACGGCGAACGACCCGATCCGGACCCACCTGCGCGACATGCCGGTGCTGCCGGACTTCGTCGGCCTGACGTTCGCGGTCTACAGCGGACAGGAGTTCGAGCGCGTCGAGGTCCAACCCGAGATGATCGGGCACTACCTCGGCGAGTTCCAGCTGACCCGGAACTCGGTCGAACACGGGCAGGCGGGCATCGGCGCGACCCGCTCCTCGAAGTTCGTGCCGCTCAAATAA
- a CDS encoding 50S ribosomal protein L22, translating to MGISYSVDTDPDVSARAMLRERPISLKHSKAIAREIKGRTVAEAREYLDAVVNEEQSVPFKQHNSGVGHRNDIEGWDAGRYPEKASKDFLKLLSNVANNADQQGFDADEMVVTHVAPHKVDESQGRKPRAMGKADPWNTTLCDVELVVTEPDAEEVSA from the coding sequence ATGGGAATCAGCTACAGCGTGGACACCGACCCGGACGTATCCGCGAGAGCGATGCTCCGAGAACGGCCCATCAGCCTGAAGCACAGCAAAGCCATCGCCCGAGAGATCAAGGGCCGGACGGTCGCCGAGGCGCGAGAGTACCTCGACGCCGTCGTCAACGAGGAGCAGTCGGTGCCGTTCAAGCAGCACAACAGCGGCGTCGGCCACCGGAACGACATCGAGGGCTGGGACGCCGGGCGCTACCCGGAGAAGGCCTCGAAGGACTTCCTGAAGCTCCTCTCGAACGTGGCGAACAACGCCGACCAGCAGGGCTTCGACGCCGACGAGATGGTCGTCACGCACGTCGCCCCGCACAAGGTCGACGAGAGCCAGGGCCGCAAGCCCCGCGCGATGGGGAAGGCGGACCCGTGGAATACCACCCTCTGTGACGTCGAACTCGTCGTCACCGAACCCGACGCCGAGGAGGTGAGCGCGTAA
- a CDS encoding 30S ribosomal protein S3, with translation MADEMQFIEQGLQRSQIDEFFATELARAGYGGMELAPTPMGMQIVLKAEKPGMVIGKGGKNIRKITTQLEERFDLEDPQIDVQEVDEPDLNAQIVADRLANALERGWYFRKAGHTTIDRIMDAGALGAEIVLSGKVTGNRGRVEKFNRGYIKHNGEPAEEIVDHGKGVAVMKLGTIGVSVKIIPPNAKLPDDFEIQEEADIEDLVVDEAEADEELEDLLEGEGEAPADEAEAEEADAAAEADVEAAVEEIVEEDVEVEEGALSTSPPDAEGDVEEELDELASEVEAEEEFDDVDESAEETAEALIDEMEAADDAEAEEAEAETDDETEDDADTEEGEE, from the coding sequence ATGGCCGACGAGATGCAGTTCATCGAGCAGGGCCTCCAGCGCTCCCAGATCGACGAGTTCTTCGCCACCGAACTGGCTCGCGCCGGCTACGGCGGCATGGAACTCGCACCGACGCCGATGGGGATGCAGATCGTCCTGAAGGCCGAGAAGCCCGGGATGGTCATCGGCAAGGGCGGGAAGAACATCCGGAAGATCACCACCCAGCTCGAGGAGCGATTCGACCTCGAGGACCCGCAGATCGACGTACAGGAGGTCGACGAACCCGACCTCAACGCACAGATCGTCGCGGACCGCCTCGCGAACGCGCTCGAACGCGGCTGGTACTTCCGGAAGGCCGGTCACACGACCATCGACCGCATCATGGACGCCGGCGCACTCGGCGCCGAGATCGTCCTCAGCGGGAAGGTCACCGGCAACCGCGGCCGCGTCGAGAAGTTCAACCGCGGCTACATCAAGCACAACGGCGAACCCGCCGAGGAGATCGTCGACCACGGCAAAGGTGTCGCGGTGATGAAACTCGGCACCATCGGCGTGAGCGTGAAGATCATCCCGCCGAACGCGAAGCTCCCCGACGACTTCGAGATCCAGGAGGAGGCCGACATCGAGGACCTCGTCGTCGACGAAGCCGAGGCCGACGAGGAACTCGAAGACCTCCTCGAAGGCGAGGGCGAGGCCCCCGCCGACGAGGCCGAGGCCGAGGAGGCCGACGCCGCGGCGGAGGCCGACGTAGAGGCCGCCGTCGAGGAGATCGTCGAGGAGGACGTCGAGGTCGAGGAGGGCGCGTTGTCCACCTCGCCGCCGGACGCCGAGGGTGACGTCGAGGAGGAACTCGACGAACTCGCCTCCGAGGTCGAGGCCGAGGAAGAGTTCGACGACGTCGACGAGTCGGCGGAGGAGACCGCCGAGGCCCTCATCGACGAGATGGAAGCAGCGGACGACGCCGAGGCCGAGGAGGCCGAAGCGGAGACCGACGACGAGACCGAAGACGACGCGGACACCGAGGAGGGTGAGGAGTAA
- the rpmC gene encoding 50S ribosomal protein L29, whose amino-acid sequence MAILHTQEIRDMTPAEREAELEDIETELLNAKAVKAAGGAPENPGRISELRRTVARIKTIQREEGDLDETDES is encoded by the coding sequence ATGGCGATTCTCCACACCCAGGAGATCCGCGACATGACGCCCGCAGAACGCGAGGCGGAACTCGAGGACATCGAGACGGAGCTGCTGAACGCCAAGGCCGTGAAGGCTGCCGGTGGCGCCCCGGAGAACCCGGGTCGCATCAGCGAACTCCGCCGGACTGTCGCCCGGATCAAGACGATCCAGCGAGAGGAAGGCGACCTCGACGAGACAGACGAGAGCTAA
- a CDS encoding ribonuclease P protein component 1 gives MTVTPETLPRHELVGLHVRVAESTDPSRVGIEGRVVRETMRTLVIDTGSNSGDSDAGVKQVPKRGARFTFRLTDEAAVAAKATGTASKPAGGESQTTGEGVAYVTVDGVALLSRPALRSETGVDSKWR, from the coding sequence ATGACAGTGACACCCGAGACGCTACCGCGACACGAACTCGTCGGCCTGCACGTGCGGGTCGCCGAGTCGACCGACCCCTCGCGGGTCGGCATCGAGGGGCGCGTCGTCCGCGAGACGATGCGCACCCTAGTTATCGACACCGGGTCGAACAGCGGCGACAGCGACGCGGGTGTCAAGCAGGTTCCCAAGCGGGGAGCCAGATTCACGTTCCGACTCACAGATGAAGCTGCGGTCGCCGCCAAGGCGACCGGGACCGCGTCCAAACCTGCAGGTGGCGAGAGCCAAACCACTGGCGAGGGCGTGGCCTACGTTACGGTGGATGGGGTCGCGTTGCTCTCACGACCAGCGTTACGCTCCGAGACAGGAGTTGATTCGAAATGGCGATAG
- a CDS encoding 30S ribosomal protein S17, whose product MAIGLNVTEPEGTCTDGNCPFHGSLSVRGQVLEGEVASTDMDKTIVVEREYDVFVPKYDRYMKRRSRVPAHAPECFDIEVGDTVSIAETRPLSKTKSHVVVEVTGGGDA is encoded by the coding sequence ATGGCGATAGGACTGAACGTAACAGAACCGGAGGGCACGTGCACCGACGGGAACTGTCCCTTCCACGGAAGTCTTTCCGTGCGAGGACAGGTTCTCGAAGGCGAAGTGGCCTCCACAGACATGGACAAGACCATCGTCGTCGAGCGCGAATACGACGTATTCGTGCCGAAGTACGACCGCTACATGAAACGGCGGTCCCGCGTTCCGGCGCACGCGCCGGAGTGCTTCGACATCGAAGTCGGCGACACGGTCAGCATCGCAGAAACCCGACCGCTCTCGAAGACCAAGTCCCACGTGGTCGTCGAAGTCACCGGCGGAGGTGACGCCTGA
- a CDS encoding 50S ribosomal protein L14, producing MEAIKADVTQGLEKGSLITCADNTGARELKITSVSGYQGTKNRHPKAGLGDKVTVSVTKGTPEMRRQVLEAVVVRQRKAIRRPDGTRVKFEDNAAVIIDDLGEPRGTEIKGPISREVAERYGTIASTATMIV from the coding sequence ATGGAAGCCATCAAGGCAGACGTCACGCAGGGCCTGGAGAAGGGCTCGCTCATCACGTGCGCCGACAACACTGGCGCACGCGAGCTCAAGATCACGAGCGTGTCAGGGTACCAGGGAACGAAGAACCGCCACCCGAAGGCCGGGCTGGGCGACAAGGTCACCGTCTCGGTGACCAAGGGGACGCCGGAGATGCGCCGTCAGGTGCTCGAAGCCGTCGTCGTTCGCCAGCGCAAGGCCATCCGTCGACCGGACGGGACGCGCGTGAAGTTCGAGGACAACGCCGCGGTCATCATCGACGACCTCGGCGAGCCTCGCGGGACCGAGATCAAGGGTCCCATCTCGCGCGAAGTGGCGGAACGGTACGGTACCATCGCGAGTACCGCGACGATGATCGTATAG
- the rplX gene encoding 50S ribosomal protein L24 — protein MTEQPHKQRNRTERASLHERHKQVRAHLSEDLREEYGQRRVRVNVGDTVEVMRGDYAGEEGEVIDVDLREASVSVEDVTVEKADGEEVPRTMDASNLRVTDLDLEDDVRAERLEGDNE, from the coding sequence ATGACCGAACAACCACACAAACAGCGAAACCGCACGGAGCGCGCGTCGCTGCACGAGCGTCACAAGCAGGTGCGGGCGCACCTCTCCGAGGACCTCCGTGAGGAGTACGGACAGCGTCGCGTCCGCGTCAACGTCGGCGACACCGTCGAAGTGATGCGTGGCGACTACGCCGGCGAGGAGGGCGAGGTCATCGACGTCGACCTCCGCGAGGCGTCGGTGTCCGTCGAGGACGTCACCGTCGAGAAGGCGGACGGCGAGGAAGTGCCTCGCACGATGGACGCGAGTAACCTCCGCGTCACCGACCTCGACCTCGAAGACGACGTGCGCGCCGAGCGACTGGAAGGTGACAACGAATGA